The Mustela nigripes isolate SB6536 chromosome 4, MUSNIG.SB6536, whole genome shotgun sequence genome includes a window with the following:
- the LOC132016759 gene encoding glutathione S-transferase omega-2 isoform X1, with translation MEDATRSFGKGSLPPGPVPDGLIRVYSMRFCPYAHRTRLVLRAKGIRHEVVNINLRNKPEWYYTKHPFGQIPVLENSKCQLIYESVIACEYLDDAYPGRKLYPYDPYERARQKMLLELFYKVPHLTKECLVALRCGRECADLKLALRQEFCNLEEIIYPEVELQVHMILGYQNTIFFGGDCISMIDYLFWPWFERLDVYGIADCLNHTPALRLWTAAMKQDPTVCALLIDKNIFLGFLNLYFQNNPDAFDYGLAC, from the exons ATGGAGGATGCGACTAGGTCCTTTGGGAAAG GAAGCCTCCCCCCCGGGCCGGTCCCAGACGGCCTGATCCGTGTCTACAGCATGAGGTTCTGCCCCTACGCGCACAGGACGCGCCTCGTCCTCCGGGCCAAAGGCATCAG ACATGAAGTTGTCAACATTAACCTGAGAAACAAGCCTGAGTGGTACTATACAAAGCACCCTTTTGGCCAGATTCCTGTCCTAGAGAACAGCAAATGTCAGTTGATCTACGAATCTGTCATCGCTTGTGAGTACCTGGATGACGCTTACCCGGGGAGAAAGCTGTACCCATATGACCCTTATGAGCGGGCTCGCCAGAAGATGTTATTGGAGTTATTCTATAAG GTCCCACACTTGACCAAGGAGTGTCTGGTAGCATTGAGATGCGGGAGAGAATGTGCTGATCTGAAGCTAGCCCTGCGTCAGGAATTCTGCAACCTTGAAGAG ataatatatccagaagtggagtTGCAGgttcatatg ATTCTTGGCTATCAGAATACCATCTTCTTTGGTGGAGACTGTATATCCATGATTGATTACCTCTTTTGGCCCTGGTTTGAGCGGCTGGATGTATATGGAATCGCCGA CTGTTTGAACCACACGCCAGCACTACGGCTCTGGACAGCAGCCATGAAGCAGGACCCCACGGTGTGTGCTCTTCTCATAGATAAGAACATTTTCTTGGGCTTCTTGAATCTTTATTTTCAGAACAACCCTGATGCCTTTGACTATGGACTAGCTTGCTGA
- the LOC132016759 gene encoding glutathione S-transferase omega-2 isoform X2 — MEDATRSFGKGSLPPGPVPDGLIRVYSMRFCPYAHRTRLVLRAKGIRHEVVNINLRNKPEWYYTKHPFGQIPVLENSKCQLIYESVIACEYLDDAYPGRKLYPYDPYERARQKMLLELFYKVPHLTKECLVALRCGRECADLKLALRQEFCNLEEILGYQNTIFFGGDCISMIDYLFWPWFERLDVYGIADCLNHTPALRLWTAAMKQDPTVCALLIDKNIFLGFLNLYFQNNPDAFDYGLAC, encoded by the exons ATGGAGGATGCGACTAGGTCCTTTGGGAAAG GAAGCCTCCCCCCCGGGCCGGTCCCAGACGGCCTGATCCGTGTCTACAGCATGAGGTTCTGCCCCTACGCGCACAGGACGCGCCTCGTCCTCCGGGCCAAAGGCATCAG ACATGAAGTTGTCAACATTAACCTGAGAAACAAGCCTGAGTGGTACTATACAAAGCACCCTTTTGGCCAGATTCCTGTCCTAGAGAACAGCAAATGTCAGTTGATCTACGAATCTGTCATCGCTTGTGAGTACCTGGATGACGCTTACCCGGGGAGAAAGCTGTACCCATATGACCCTTATGAGCGGGCTCGCCAGAAGATGTTATTGGAGTTATTCTATAAG GTCCCACACTTGACCAAGGAGTGTCTGGTAGCATTGAGATGCGGGAGAGAATGTGCTGATCTGAAGCTAGCCCTGCGTCAGGAATTCTGCAACCTTGAAGAG ATTCTTGGCTATCAGAATACCATCTTCTTTGGTGGAGACTGTATATCCATGATTGATTACCTCTTTTGGCCCTGGTTTGAGCGGCTGGATGTATATGGAATCGCCGA CTGTTTGAACCACACGCCAGCACTACGGCTCTGGACAGCAGCCATGAAGCAGGACCCCACGGTGTGTGCTCTTCTCATAGATAAGAACATTTTCTTGGGCTTCTTGAATCTTTATTTTCAGAACAACCCTGATGCCTTTGACTATGGACTAGCTTGCTGA